From Panicum hallii strain FIL2 chromosome 2, PHallii_v3.1, whole genome shotgun sequence, a single genomic window includes:
- the LOC112881236 gene encoding AAA-ATPase At3g50940-like, translating into MATDLSASSAAAAAAAPSYAKAVDAYRKAAATAATAAAYVVLARGMARELLPHDLRAAASWAASLLRARLERPRAERRTLVIKRAAGSSRHDGDGGLFDEVRQYLATRIDPHSMRRLCLSGGVSGARRVLSMEHGDSMTDVFEGVEFTWASVAGEGRGGALSESLELSFDAEHTDKALGSYVPFITASVEEERRQDRALRIYMNEGSHWQGINHHHPATFDTLAMNPELKQSVVADLDRFLKRRDYYRRIGKAWQRGYLLYGPPGTGKSSLVAAMANYLRFNLYDLDLSKVRGNTVLQRLLNTMTNRSILVIEDIDCCFTSASREVGKDQVGDAVTDDDSEEESIPDHWGTPQPQQHNITLSGLLNFIDGLWSTSGEERIIVFTTNYKDRLDPALLRPGRMDMHVYMGYCGWEAFKTLARNYFLINDHPLFPEIQALLSAVEVTPAEVSEMLLRSEDDDAALQGVATFLGEKKQAIGEGN; encoded by the exons ATGGCGACGGATCTCTCCGCCTcgtcggccgccgcggcggcggcggcgccgtcctACGCGAAGGCGGTGGACGCGTACCGGAaggcggcggccacggcggcCACGGCGGCCGCGTACGTCGTGCTGGCGCGCGGCATGGCGCGGGAGCTCCTCCCCCACGACCTGCGCGCCGCGGCCAGCTGGGCCGCgtccctcctccgcgcccgcctcgAGCGCCCCCGCGCGGAGCGCCGCACCCTCGTCATCAAGCGCGCCGCGGGGTCGTCCCGccacgacggcgacggcgggctcTTCGACGAGGTGCGCCAGTACCTCGCCACCCGGATCGACCCGCACTCCATGCGCCGCCTCTGCCTCAGCGGCGGCGTCTCCGGCGCCAGGAGGGTCCTGTCCATGGAGCACGGCGACTCCATGACCGACGTCTTCGAGGGCGTCGAGTTCACCTGGGCGTCCGTcgcgggggagggccggggcgGGGCCCTGTCGGAGTCGCTGGAGCTCAGCTTCGACGCCGAGCACACGGACAAGGCGCTGGGCAGCTACGTCCCGTTCATCACGGCGTCGGTGGAGGAGGAGCGTCGCCAGGACCGCGCGCTCAGGATATACATGAACGAGGGGTCGCACTGGCAGGGCATCAACCACCACCACCCGGCCACGTTCGACACGCTCGCCATGAACCCGGAGCTCAAGCAGTCCGTCGTCGCCGACCTCGACCGCTTCCTCAAGCGGAGGGACTACTACCGCCGGATCGGCAAGGCGTGGCAGCGCGGCTACCTGCTCTACGGACCGCCCGGCACCGGCAAGTCCAGCCTCGTCGCCGCCATGGCCAACTACCTCCGCTTCAACCTCTACGACCTCGACCTCTCCAAGGTGCGCGGCAACACGGTGCTGCAGCGGCTGCTCAACACCATGACCAACAGGTCCATCCTCGTCATCGAGGACATCGACTGCTGCTTCACCTCCGCGTCGCGTGAAGTTGGCAAAGATCAGGTAGGCGACGCTGTGACGGATGATGATTCTGAGGAAGAGAGCATACCAGATCACTGGGGCACG CCGCAGCCACAGCAGCATAACATAACTCTGTCCGGGCTGCTCAACTTCATCGACGGCTTGTGGTCGACGAGCGGCGAGGAGCGCATCATCGTCTTCACCACCAACTACAAGGACCGTCTCGATCCGGCGCTGCTCCGGCCGGGCCGCATGGACATGCACGTCTACATGGGCTACTGCGGCTGGGAGGCCTTCAAGACGCTGGCCCGCAACTACTTCCTCATCAACGACCACCCGCTGTTCCCGGAGATACAGGCTCTGCTCTCGGCCGTGGAGGTGACGCCGGCCGAGGTGTCCGAGATGCTGCTTCGCAgcgaggacgacgacgccgCGCTCCAGGGTGTCGCGACCTTCCTCGGAGAGAAAAAGCAGGCAATTGGTGAAGGCAATTAG